From Cyprinus carpio isolate SPL01 chromosome A7, ASM1834038v1, whole genome shotgun sequence, a single genomic window includes:
- the LOC109085217 gene encoding dynein axonemal heavy chain 2-like, with translation MHGLHHTSSVVMIHWTCQIKSVLSPQSVSDVGDTSGPLEEISFRKSRCGDLDSISKQLQKPGVFQIQAILQLYPSTYIPLFCKLAKQIQDSALQAQSDVSFPSLLKESCEELAQLKPLEIAPKLAHILDLIRVIWVNSSYYNSCDSITSLLCKEISLDRIFQCYVISSKQILNDCIQCCLAWTELYLHTSQLHHKYSVVA, from the exons ATGCATGGACTACACCATACCAGCTCAG TGGTGATGATCCACTGGACAtgtcaaataaaatcagtgttgagCCCTCAATCTGTGAGCGATGTAGGAGACACCTCGGGGCCCCTGGAGGAGATCTCTTTCCGGAAGAGCCGCTGTGGTGATCTGGACAGCATTAGTAAGCAGCTGCAGAAACCTGGAGTCTTTCAAATACAGGCGATTCTGCAACTCTACCCATCAACCTACATCCCACTCTTCTGTAAACTAGCCAAGCAGATCCAG GACAGTGCTTTGCAGGCTCAGTCAGACGTCTCCTTCCCGTCCCTCTTGAAAGAGTCATGTGAAGAGCTTGCTCAGCTTAAACCTCTTGAGATTGCACCCAAACTTGCTCACATCCTTGATCTCATCCGTGTGATATGGGTCAACTCCAGCTACTACAACAGCTGTGACAGCATCACGTCTCTATTATGCAAG GAAATTTCTCTGGACAGGATCTTCCAGTGTTACGTGATCTCCAGCAAGCAGATTCTGAATGACTGTATCCAGTGCTGCCTGGCTTGGACAGAGCTCTATCTGCACACCTCCCAGCTCCACCACAA